Proteins found in one Dioscorea cayenensis subsp. rotundata cultivar TDr96_F1 unplaced genomic scaffold, TDr96_F1_v2_PseudoChromosome.rev07_lg8_w22 25.fasta BLBR01000938.1, whole genome shotgun sequence genomic segment:
- the LOC120255306 gene encoding patellin-3-like, which yields MAEETQVKPAEEVVVAAEVNKEVEEPVKVTEVESALGKEKEEEAPKTVADEEVAGDAVAAAIEQSESFKEESNIVADLQDPEKKALDELKQLVQAALAANEFVPPPPPPPPPAAAPAEEPAKTEEPEKLEEAVKTEEPEKPEEAVKTEDQSPVEPLKTEEPAAPVAEEKVIVVEEEKTVEAIVETIVTPSAQTDEVAPVSDPVPEAAASAAAEDTPAPPPEDVFIWGVPLLGDEKSDTILLKFLRARDFKTKDALTMIKNTVIWRKTSEIEALLEEDLGFPEMEKVVFMHGQDKEGHPVCYNVYGEFQEKDLYSKAFGDEEKRRKFLRWRIQFLEKGIRQHLDFSPGGVCTMVQVTDLKNSPGPGKRELRQATNQALALLQDNYPEFVAKQVFINVPWWYLAFNRMISPFLTQRTKSKFVFAGPSKSSETLFKYVAPEQVPVQYGGLSKENDPDFTTADAVTEVIIKPSTKHPIEIPVTESCNLVWELRVLGWDVTYGAEFVPGAEDGYTVIVQKARKLIATDEPVVKNSFKTGDTGKIVLTIDNTTSKKKKLLYRYKIKTSTESI from the exons ATGGCGGAAGAGACGCAAGTGAAGCCGgcggaggaggtggtggtggctGCGGAGGTGAATAAGGAAGTGGAGGAACCGGTGAAGGTGACGGAGGTGGAGTCGGCGTTAGGGAAGGAGAAGGAAGAGGAGGCGCCGAAGACGGTGGCGGATGAGGAGGTTGCTGGGGATGCTGTGGCGGCGGCCATCGAGCAGTCGGAGTCGTTTAAGGAGGAGAGTAACATCGTTGCTGACCTCCAAGATCCGGAGAAGAAGGCGCTGGATGAACTCAAGCAGCTTGTTCAAGCTGCTCTCGCTGCGAACGAGTTCGTTCCTCCTCCCCCGCCGCCCCCACCTCCTGCTGCCGCTCCTGCTGAGGAGCCCGCGAAGACGGAGGAGCCTGAGAAACTGGAAGAGGCTGTGAAGACGGAAGAGCCTGAGAAGCCCGAAGAGGCGGTGAAGACGGAGGATCAGTCGCCGGTAGAGCCCTTGAAAACGGAAGAGCCGGCAGCTCCGGTGGCGGAGGAGAAGGTGATAGTAGTGGAGGAGGAGAAGACTGTGGAAGCCATCGTGGAAACGATCGTCACTCCCAGCGCCCAGACAGATGAGGTGGCTCCAGTGTCTGATCCAGTCCCAGAAGCAGCCGCCTCCGCAGCGGCGGAGGACACCCCGGCGCCACCGCCTGAGGACGTGTTCATCTGGGGTGTTCCTCTGCTCGGCGACGAGAAGAGTGACACCATCCTGCTGAAATTCCTCCGCGCCCGTGACTTCAAGACGAAGGACGCCCTCACCATGATTAAGAACACCGTGATCTGGCGCAAAACCTCTGAGATCGAAGCTCTCTTAGAGGAAGACCTAGGGTTCCCAGAGATGGAGAAAGTGGTGTTCATGCATGGCCAAGACAAAGAGGGTCATCCTGTTTGTTATAATGTCTATGGTGAATTTCAGGAGAAGGATTTGTATAGCAAGGCCTTTGGTGATGAAGAGAAGAGACGGAAGTTCCTCAGGTGGAGGATCCAGTTCTTGGAGAAGGGAATCCGGCAGCATCTGGACTTCAGCCCCGGTGGAGTCTGCACCATGGTGCAGGTCACTGACTTGAAGAACTCTCCTGGCCCTGGAAAGCGAGAGCTCCGACAAGCTACCAACCAGGCCCTCGCTTTGTTGCAGGACAATTATCCTGAGTTTGTGGCCAAGCAG GTATTTATCAATGTTCCATGGTGGTATCTTGCATTCAATAGGATGATCAGCCCCTTCCTGACACAAAGGACCAAGAGCAAGTTTGTCTTTGCTGGGCCATCCAAATCATCTGAAACCTTGTTCAA ATACGTAGCCCCTGAGCAAGTACCGGTTCAATACGGAGGCTTGAGCAAGGAGAATGACCCAGATTTCACCACtgctgatgctgttactgaggTGATCATCAAGCCTTCAACCAAGCATCCTATCGAAATCCCTGTCACTGAG TCCTGCAACCTTGTTTGGGAGCTCCGTGTCTTAGGGTGGGACGTCACCTATGGCGCAGAGTTTGTCCCCGGTGCTGAGGATGGATACACTGTGATTGTTCAAAAGGCGAGGAAGTTGATTGCAACTGATGAACCTGTGGTGAAGAACAGCTTTAAAACTGGAGACACAGGCAAGATCGTCCTCACCATAGACAACACCACctccaagaagaagaagctccTCTACAGATACAAAATTAAGACCTCCACTGAATCCATTTAA